In a genomic window of Saccharomyces kudriavzevii IFO 1802 strain IFO1802 genome assembly, chromosome: 2:
- the SSH1 gene encoding Ssh1p (similar to Saccharomyces cerevisiae SSH1 (YBR283C); ancestral locus Anc_1.303), with translation MSGFRLIDIVKPILPILPEVELPFEKLPFDDKIVYTIFAGLIYLFAQFPLVGLPKSTTPTVNDPIYFLRGVFACEPRTLLEFGLFPNISSGLILQLLAGLKIIRVNFKVQSDRELFQTLTKVFAIVQYVILTNVFIFAGYFGENLSVVQIGLINFQLVGAGLFTTLLAEVIDKGFGFSSGAMIINTVVIATNLVADTFGVSQIKVGENDQAEAQGALINLIQGFRSKHKTFVGGIISAFNRDYLPNLTTTTIVLAIAIIVCYLQSVRVELPIRSTRARGTNNVYPIKLLYTGCLSILFSYTVLFYLHIFSFVLIQLVAKNEPTHIICKIMGHYENANNLLAVPTFPLSLLTPPTSFFKGITQQPLTFITYSAFIMITGIWFADKWQAFSGSSARDVALEFKDQGITLMGRREQNVAKELSKVIPVAAVTGASVLSLITVIGESLGLKGKAAGIVVGIAGGFSLLEIITIEYQQSGGQSALNQVLGVPGSM, from the coding sequence ATGTCTGGTTTTCGTCTAATTGACATCGTTAAGCCAATCTTACCGATCCTACCGGAAGTCGAGTTACCGTTTGAAAAACTACCATTCGATGATAAGATTGTCTATACTATTTTTGCTGGCTTAATCTACCTTTTTGCGCAGTTTCCTCTCGTTGGATTGCCCAAATCCACCACTCCCACCGTCAACGACCCCATTTATTTCCTGAGAGGCGTCTTTGCCTGCGAACCAAGGACTCTGTTGGAGTTTGGTCTTTTCCCTAATATTTCCAGTGGTTTAATTTTGCAATTGTTAGCCGGTTTGAAGATAATCAGGGTCAATTTCAAGGTCCAGAGTGATAGAGAATTGTTTCAGACTTTAACCAAAGTGTTTGCCATCGTACAATATGTGATTTTGAccaatgttttcatttttgctgGCTATTTTGGTGAAAATCTATCCGTGGTACAAATTGGTTTAATCAACTTTCAATTGGTCGGTGCAGGTTTATTCACCACATTGTTAGCAGAAGTCATCGATAAGGGATTCGGATTCTCCTCCGGTGCTATGATTATCAACACTGTGGTAATCGCTACCAACTTGGTCGCTGACACCTTTGGTGTTTCTCAAATCAAAGTTGGCGAGAATGACCAAGCTGAAGCACAAGGTGCCTTAATAAACTTGATACAAGGTTTCAGATCCAAGCATAAGACTTTTGTAGGTGGCATCATCTCTGCGTTTAACAGAGACTATCTGCCAAACTTGACCACCACTACGATTGTGTTGGCAATCGCCATCATTGTCTGCTATTTGCAAAGTGTTCGTGTCGAATTACCAATCAGATCCACCAGAGCGCGTGGTACGAACAACGTCTACCCAATCAAGCTATTATACACCGGCTGTTTGTCTATTTTGTTCTCTTACACCGTCTTGTTCTATCTCCATATTTTCTCCTTTGTTTTGATTCAGTTGGTCGCCAAGAATGAGCCAACCCACATTATCTGCAAAATAATGGGTCACTACGAGAACGCCAACAACCTTTTAGCGGTTCCAACTTTCCCGTTGTCTCTTTTGACCCCGCcaacttcctttttcaaaggtaTCACCCAACAGCCTTTGACCTTCATCACTTACTCGGCCTTTATAATGATCACCGGTATTTGGTTCGCCGATAAATGGCAAGCCTTTTCTGGTTCATCAGCCCGCGATGTGGCCTTAGAGTTCAAAGACCAAGGTATCACTTTGATGGGACGCAGAGAACAAAACGTCGCTAAAGAATTGAGCAAAGTCATTCCTGTCGCAGCTGTCACAGGTGCATCCGTCTTAAGTTTGATCACCGTTATCGGTGAGTCATTAGGATTAAAAGGTAAAGCTGCAGGCATCGTTGTCGGGATTGCTGGAGGATTCTCTCTGTTAGAAATCATCACTATTGAGTATCAACAAAGTGGTGGCCAAAGTGCTTTGAACCAAGTCTTGGGTGTTCCAGGTTCTATGTaa
- the APE3 gene encoding aminopeptidase Y (similar to Saccharomyces cerevisiae APE3 (YBR286W); ancestral locus Anc_1.298), with protein MHFSLKQLAIAAFYATNLGSAYVIPQFFQEAFQQEEPLIENYLPKLNDDDNSVVGANIPKPHIPYFMKPHVESEKLQDKIKVDDLNATAWDLYHLANYSTPEYGHPTRVIGSKGHNKTMEYILNAFDGMQDYYDVSLQNFDALSGKIISFNLSDAETGKSFANTTAFALSPPVDGFVGKLVEIPNLGCEEKDYASVVPPGRHEQQIALIERGKCPFGDKSNLAGKFGFAAVVIYDNEPKSEDGLHGTLGEPTKNTVAAVGVPYKVGKKLIANIALNINYSLYFAMDSYVEWIRTQNIIADTKHGDPDNIVALGAHSDSVEEGPGINDDGSGTISLLNVAKQLTHFKINNKVRFAWWAAEEEGLLGSNFYAYNLTKEENSKIRVFMDYDMMASPNYEYEIYDANNKENPKGSEELKNLYIDYYKAHHLNYTLVPFDGRSDYVGFINNGIPAGGIATGAEKKNVNNGKVLDRCYHQLCDDVSNLSWDAFVTNTKLIAHSVATYADSFKGFPKRETHKHQDVNALNAGEPQFKYRADFLII; from the coding sequence atgcatttttctttgaagcaATTGGCTATCGCAGCGTTTTACGCTACTAATCTAGGGTCTGCCTATGTCATCCCTCAATTCTTCCAGGAAGCCTTCCAACAAGAAGAGCCGctaattgaaaattatcTTCCAAAATTAAACGACGATGACAATTCTGTCGTTGGGGCTAACATCCCCAAGCCACACATTCCTTACTTCATGAAACCTCATGtggaaagtgaaaaattgcaaGACAAGATCAAGGTGGACGACTTGAACGCCACCGCTTGGGACCTCTACCACTTGGCCAACTATTCTACTCCGGAATACGGTCACCCTACCCGTGTAATCGGGTCAAAGGGCCATAACAAGACCATGGAGTACATCTTAAATGCATTTGATGGCATGCAAGACTACTACGATGtttctttgcaaaattTCGACGCGCTATCCGGCAAAATCATCTCTTTCAACCTTTCTGACGCTGAAACGGGCAAGAGTTTTGCTAATACCACGGCTTTCGCGTTATCGCCACCTGTAGACGGCTTCGTTGGTAAACTAGTGGAAATCCCCAACTTGGGGtgtgaagaaaaggattACGCTTCAGTGGTCCCACCAGGGCGTCATGAACAGCAAATTGCCCTCATCGAGAGGGGTAAGTGTCCTTTCGGTGACAAAAGTAACTTGGCCGGGAAGTTCGGCTTTGCTGCTGTAGTCATTTATGACAATGAACCTAAATCTGAAGATGGGCTTCACGGCACTCTAGGCGAACCTACCAAGAATACTGTGGCCGCTGTCGGTGTCCCTTACAAAGTGGgtaaaaaattgattgCTAATATTGcattgaacatcaactaCTCCTTGTATTTTGCTATGGACTCTTACGTGGAATGGATCAGGACCCAAAATATCATTGCTGACACTAAGCACGGTGACCCAGACAACATAGTTGCTCTTGGTGCTCATTCTGACtctgttgaagaaggcCCAGGTATCAACGATGATGGCTCCGGTACTATTTCACTGTTGAATGTCGCCAAGCAATTGACTCATTTCAAGATCAACAACAAGGTCCGTTTCGCGTGGTGGgctgctgaagaagagggCCTATTGGGCTCTAACTTCTACGCCTACAATTTGaccaaagaagagaattCCAAGATCAGAGTCTTTATGGACTATGACATGATGGCCTCTCCAAACTACGAATACGAAATCTATGATGCTAATAATAAGGAAAACCCTAAGGGTTCCGAAGAGTTGAAGAACTTGTACATAGACTATTACAAGGCCCACCATTTGAATTACACCTTGGTTCCATTTGACGGCAGATCTGACTACGTCGGATTTATCAACAACGGCATCCCTGCAGGTGGTATTGCCACTGGTGccgaaaagaagaacgtCAACAACGGCAAAGTCCTAGACAGATGTTATCATCAATTGTGTGATGACGTCTCCAACCTATCCTGGGATGCATTTGTCACCAACACCAAGTTGATCGCACACTCCGTGGCCACTTACGCTGACTCTTTCAAAGGTTTCCCTAAAAGAGAAACTCACAAGCACCAAGATGTGAATGCATTAAACGCTGGAGAACCACAATTCAAGTACAGAGCCGACTTCTTGATCATTTAA
- the SKDI02G3910 gene encoding metallo-dependent hydrolase superfamily protein (similar to Saccharomyces cerevisiae YBR284W and YJL070C; ancestral locus Anc_1.302): protein MVQNSRSLFFVGCDSYKESPSISPIRLDDLDETNDTPDEGLALGDSVGLTSQARERSSRAFKIEDSGVENGLHLDDLDMIALNTKFDVQMEMGSPMAVPPETLPPLKPLTATDLAYSSLAHLPSYFFEQTRFRIERKCLLEMCKLRRNYLIISKQDALACSRLHPKQHGKHLNPVKEKASGVPHLLDLGEENISGPPWDIAHISELCNGQVSVPTFKDFKQNFEWCIRIIRDRNLSIFSEKRLQYLLNKFPVFQYLHSKEETRQNKKVPHKDFYNCRKIDLNLLLSGCFSQWQLTEFIWDKLRKEPHKVIYQTSKGKHTTLSQLFKVDFVETNQFSNGLKIIDDSFLEWYKVIYLAKYHLINNEPETYIDARDKQFRHYLIAKTFLEFDNYINGEYLAELLRKFLIKPQETSKYQLCQLSVDFQFYLHYGNSDVDNWWMVFANWLSHYNLFSNNIRWNIRISRIYPELYHTGKIQNFQDYLNLIFSPLFNAQKYPHKSLGPILSRFLSHIASFDLCVQNSDNSMWKQFTTVDCSPQDWTSSGDNPTISQYMYYVYANLAKLNHIRQALHQNTFTLRSSCSSTSINRTSQFSNTLSFTEHTEIILNNFLLASGGFLNGENLRNAPPSLVYLFYLTQIPMVVAPLNSIVDSKAATIQDQAPMGLVLEPPKPYKKNPFMKFFEMGFKISLSSESILYNHSYTREPIIEEYSVAASIYCLHSADLCELLRNSVIISGFASTLKTKWLGISLTPHHHLVENIGFVDNWYDCKSNTSLDHNVPSIRRQYRSSTLAREWKLVIA, encoded by the coding sequence ATGGTACAGAATAGCAGATCGCTCTTTTTTGTTGGGTGCGATTCTTATAAGGAAAGTCCGTCCATTTCCCCGATAAGACTGGACGACTTGGATGAAACTAATGATACGCCAGATGAGGGTTTGGCCCTCGGTGATAGTGTAGGACTCACGTCTCAAGCGCGAGAAAGGAGTTCTCGAGCATTTAAAATCGAAGATAGCGGTGTGGAAAATGGCTTGCATTTGGATGATCTTGACATGATCGCACTGAATACAAAGTTCGATGTGCAAATGGAGATGGGCTCACCCATGGCGGTGCCGCCAGAAACACTACCGCCTCTCAAACCCTTAACAGCCACGGATCTTGCTTATTCGTCTCTGGCCCACCTTCCAAGTTATTTCTTCGAGCAAACACGTTTCCGTATCGAGCGTAAATGTTTATTGGAAATGTGTAAGTTGAGACGGAATTATCTCATTATAAGTAAACAAGATGCTTTGGCGTGTTCTCGACTACATCCAAAACAGCATGGAAAACATCTTAATCccgtaaaagaaaaggcatCAGGAGTACCTCACCTTCTTGACCTCGGGGAAGAGAACATCTCAGGCCCCCCCTGGGACATTGCCCACATAAGTGAATTGTGCAATGGCCAGGTAAGTGTTCCcactttcaaagattttaaacagaattttgaatggtGCATAAGGATCATTCGGGACAGAAACCTGTCGATATTCAGTGAGAAAAGACTACAATATCTTTTGAATAAGTTCCCCGTTTTCCAATATTTGCACTCCAAAGAGGAAACCAGACAAAACAAGAAGGTGCCTCATAAGGATTTTTATAACTGTAGAAAGATTGATCTGAATCTTTTATTAAGCGGCTGTTTTTCACAATGGCAACTAACTGAATTTATTTGGGATAAATTGAGAAAAGAGCCACACAAAGTCATCTATCAAACCTCCAAGGGTAAGCATACAACCTTGAGTCAGTTGTTTAAGGTGGATTTTGTGGAGACAAATCAGTTTTCGAATGGGTTGAAAATCATTGATGATTCATTTCTAGAATGGTATAAAGTTATTTATCTTGCCAAATACCATTTAATTAATAATGAACCTGAAACGTACATAGACGCACGCGATAAACAGTTTCGGCACTATTTGATCGCGAAGACGTTTTTGGAGTTTGATAACTATATCAACGGTGAATATCTAGCGGAATTACTACGAAAGTTTCTAATAAAACCACAGGAGACCTCTAAATATCAATTGTGTCAACTTTCCGTGGACTTCCAATTTTATTTGCATTACGGTAACTCGGACGTGGATAATTGGTGGATGGTCTTTGCCAATTGGCTGAGCCACTATAATCTATTTTCTAACAATATTCGTTGGAATATTAGAATTTCCAGAATATATCCAGAATTGTATCATACCGGTAAGATCCAAAATTTCCAGGATTATCTGAATTTGATCTTCAGTCCACTTTTCAACGCCCAAAAATATCCCCACAAGTCACTGGGGCCCATTCTTTCCAGATTTCTCTCACATATAGCTTCATTTGATCTATGTGTACAAAATTCAGATAACAGTATGTGGAAACAGTTCACAACCGTCGATTGCTCGCCACAAGATTGGACATCCAGCGGCGATAATCCGACCATATCACAGTATATGTATTACGTTTATGCCAACTTGGCAAAATTAAACCATATTCGCCAGGCACTTCACCAAAACACTTTCACTCTACGGAGTTCATGTTCATCCACTTCAATAAACCGGACTTCACAATTCAGCAATACTCTAAGCTTTACAGAACACACAGAAATTATTCTAAACAATTTTCTGTTGGCCAGCGGGGGGTTCTTGAACGGAGAAAACCTTCGGAATGCGCCGCCATCCCTGGTGTATCTGTTCTATCTGACTCAAATCCCCATGGTCGTGGCGCCTCTAAACTCCATAGTAGATTCGAAGGCCGCGACAATACAGGACCAGGCCCCCATGGGCCTGGTCCTAGAACCTCCAAAACCCTACAAGAAAAACCCcttcatgaaattttttgaaatgggGTTCAAGATATCGCTAAGCTCAGAATCTATCCTCTACAACCATTCATATACAAGAGAGCCCATCATCGAAGAGTATAGCGTGGCAGCGAGTATATACTGTCTGCATTCCGCAGATTTGTGCGAATTGCTGAGAAACAGCGTTATAATCAGTGGGTTTGCGAGTACTCTCAAGACCAAATGGCTCGGCATTTCTCTGACTCCCCATCACCATTTAGTGGAAAACATCGGATTTGTGGACAATTGGTACGACTGCAAATCTAATACTAGTCTGGATCACAACGTGCCCTCCATCAGACGTCAATACCGTAGTAGTACTCTTGCAAGGGAATGGAAACTTGTAATTGCGTAA
- the SKDI02G3940 gene encoding uncharacterized protein (similar to Saccharomyces cerevisiae YBR287W; ancestral locus Anc_1.296), which translates to MAETFSFAHLAYLVFESVLQVVIIALAGFWSASSGLLPKQSQKIISLLNVDLFTPCLIFSKLAKSLSMAKIFEIAIIPIFFGLTTGISFISGKLMGRILDLDKDETNFVVANSVFGNSNSLPVSLTLSLAYTLPNLTWDQIPNDNRDNVASRGILYLLIFQQIGQMLRWSWGYNKLMKWSGENTQHMPPSQVQSLLERTPNIDNEEIVNEEQEEHEEQELLEQENARLNSSYLSSSSVGNKIWQKSCAIFERIRANLNPPLYSMIFAIVVAAISPLQRELFMEDGFINNTFAEAVVQLGSVSIPLILVVLGSNLYPSAEVFPKTVHHSKLLIGSIVGRMILPSCLLLPIITIAVKYINVSILDDPIFLVVGFLLTVSPPAIQLTQITQLNEFFEAEMADILFWGYAVLSLPVSIIVVSGAIYVLQWANPT; encoded by the coding sequence ATGGCTGAAACATTTAGTTTTGCTCATTTGGCTTATTTGGTTTTTGAGTCCGTTTTACAGGTTGTTATCATTGCACTCGCTGGGTTTTGGAGTGCTAGTTCTGGTCTGCTACCCAAACAAAGTCAGAAAATTATCTCGTTGCTGAATGTAGATCTCTTCACACCATGTCTTATTTTCAGTAAACTGGCCAAGTCGCTCTCCATGGCCAAAATCTTCGAAATAGCCATTATcccaattttctttggtttGACTACTGgtatatcatttatatcTGGTAAATTGATGGGCCGCATCCTAGATCTGGACAAAGACGAGACGAATTTCGTGGTGGCCAACTCTGTTTTCGGAAATAGTAACTCCCTGCCTGTGTCCTTAACGTTATCTTTAGCTTATACTTTGCCCAATTTAACTTGGGACCAAATTCCTAATGACAACAGAGATAATGTCGCATCAAGGGGTATTTTATATCTGCTTATCTTCCAACAAATTGGCCAAATGCTAAGGTGGAGTTGGGGCTATAACAAACTAATGAAATGGTCCGGAGAGAACACTCAACACATGCCTCCATCTCAGGTGCAATCTCTGTTGGAGAGAACCCCCAATattgataatgaagaaattgtcAATGAAGAACAGGAGGAAcatgaagaacaagaacttcttgaacaagaaaatgctCGTTTGAATTCATCTTATTTGAGTTCAAGCTCTGTTGGCAACAAGATCTGGCAAAAATCATGCGCTATATTCGAAAGGATCAGAGCCAACTTGAACCCCCCATTATACTCCATGATCTTTGCTATTGTTGTGGCGGCTATCAGTCCATTGCAAAGAGAACTATTTATGGAAGATGGATTCATCAACAACACGTTTGCTGAAGCCGTTGTACAACTGGGTTCCGTTTCTATCCCATTGATCCTGGTGGTCCTTGGCTCTAACTTATATCCATCGGCGGAAGTCTTCCCCAAGACAGTTCACCATAGCAAACTATTGATTGGTTCCATAGTCGGCAGAATGATTTTACCTTCGTGTCTCCTTTTGCCTATTATAACCATTGCTGTTAAATACATTAATGTCAGTATTTTGGATGACCCAATCTTTCTTGTTGTAGGGTTTCTCTTGACGGTTTCCCCTCCTGCCATTCAATTAACTCAAATTACTCAACTAAACGAGTTTTTCGAAGCAGAAATGGCAGATATCCTGTTTTGGGGGTATGCCGTGTTGAGTTTGCCAGTAAGTATTATTGTTGTCTCAGGAGCAATCTACGTTTTGCAGTGGGCCAATCCAACTTAA
- the APM3 gene encoding Apm3p (similar to Saccharomyces cerevisiae APM3 (YBR288C); ancestral locus Anc_2.522): protein MYLSFYITDTRNKLVFQYLLGATAPSFKHLWTRVQSTCPHLLEDSSSDDYLDHAVVGRDLEVYKYFSITNKLNYWCLASTSKSKGPLDCFTLLETMDCILLEYFDKDKLSIKKLVNNYDRISLIFNCCIEAGEPNVSDMLYVNKIKEAVPERSDLSKFISSTAHNLQQAVQIPQQRQQQLQQNQISRGSTSLVENEEVVPWRTSKASKHENNELYVDLLETFHVVFETKKSRLRLVNGNIHGTVDVRSYLNNNPLVSVKLNTMGNDIGVPTLHECVEIKDDGEFLPSNITFIPPDGKFRLLEYSVDLDSQVKQSGIRINSIGLMSLHFQNGLGKDSDEFELSLNIENFKKVSQIDDLKLDLQFNVENADAIELSYKIKILRNTHGRFENSAAMGKGQWIFDKATATGTVPVLRGCIEYESVKPNGSKNIDLQTVSLEYSYTGRSASGIYVDAIDILSGLTIGKNTKLYKGAKYRTQTGDFQVRL from the coding sequence ATGTACCTATCATTCTACATTACGGATACAAGGAATAAACTTGTTTTCCAGTACCTTTTGGGCGCCACAGCACCTTCATTCAAACACCTTTGGACCCGTGTTCAATCCACATGTCCTCACTTGCTAGAAGATAGTAGCAGTGATGATTATTTAGACCACGCAGTAGTTGGAAGAGATCTCGAGGTTTACAAATATTTCTCAATCACAAATAAGCTCAATTATTGGTGCTTAGCCTCGACGTCGAAATCAAAAGGGCCACTTGACTGCTTTACCCTTTTGGAGACTATGGATTGTATCCTTCTAGAgtattttgataaagataaaTTGAGTATCAAAAAACTTGTTAATAATTATGATAGGATCAGTTTAATCTTCAATTGTTGTATTGAAGCCGGTGAGCCAAACGTCAGTGACATGCTTTACGTtaataaaatcaaagaagCTGTTCCTGAAAGATCTGATTTATCAAAGTTCATCAGTTCCACGGCCCATAATCTACAACAAGCTGTGCAAATTCCACAGCAAAGGCAGCAGCAGCTacaacaaaatcaaatatCTCGTGGAAGCACTTCGTTAGtcgaaaatgaagaggTCGTTCCCTGGAGAACCTCAAAAGCAAGTAAACATGAAAATAACGAGCTTTATGTAGATTTGTTGGAGACTTTTCATGTTGTATttgaaacgaaaaaatcTCGCCTAAGGTTAGTCAATGGAAATATTCACGGAACAGTAGACGTCAGATCTTATCTGAACAACAATCCTCTAGTTTCAGTGAAGTTAAATACGATGGGGAATGATATAGGAGTGCCTACTTTACACGAGTGTGTTGAAATCAAGGATGATGGTGAGTTTCTTCCCTCCAATATAACGTTTATACCACCAGATGGGAAGTTCAGATTATTAGAATATTCCGTAGATTTAGATTCTCAAGTTAAACAGTCAGGAATAAGGATAAATTCTATCGGATTAATGTCGTTACATTTCCAGAATGGATTAGGTAAAGATTctgatgaatttgaacTCTCTTTAAATATTGAGAATTTCAAGAAGGTTTCACAAATTGACGATCTGAAATTGGATTTACAGTTCAATGTCGAAAACGCAGATGCAATTGAACTATCATATAAGATCAAAATTTTACGCAATACGCACGGTCGTTTTGAAAATAGTGCTGCCATGGGAAAGGGTCAATGGATTTTTGACAAGGCAACTGCCACAGGGACAGTACCCGTACTACGCGGCTGTATTGAATACGAATCTGTTAAACCGAACGGCTCAAAAAATATCGACTTACAGACAGTCTCACTGGAATATTCTTATACGGGACGATCAGCTAGTGGAATCTATGTAGACGCCATTGACATTCTATCTGGATTGACAATTGGCAAAAACACAAAGTTATACAAGGGTGCAAAGTACAGAACCCAAACAGGTGATTTTCAAGTAAGGCTATAG
- the HAB1 gene encoding Hab1p (similar to Saccharomyces cerevisiae YBR285W; ancestral locus Anc_1.299) — MTVFSRFSYFDNLFSFRKQEPSPIEIIYCNEKNGFVNIKSLESSTDDSMEADISDREMATILTKNRKGLGKVAIDKKGQCINLNELKTGVATNKRKLDGDGSRGHRDSYTPEDSLELNKFDDKQSRIQKCSTRRGYLGYKK, encoded by the coding sequence ATGACTGTATTTTCTAGATTTTCGTATTTTGACAATCTGTTCTCATTCAGAAAGCAAGAGCCCTCCCCAATTGAGATCATCTATTGCAATGAGAAAAACGGATTTGTAAACATCAAATCCCTGGAAAGCTCCACTGACGATAGCATGGAAGCTGACATCTCCGATAGGGAAATGGCCACGATTCTAACCAAAAACAGGAAGGGTTTGGGAAAGGTCGCCATCGATAAGAAAGGTCAATGCATAAATCTCAATGAGTTGAAAACCGGCGTTGCTACAAATAAACGCAAGTTGGACGGCGATGGCTCAAGAGGGCACCGGGATTCATACACCCCCGAGGACTCTTTAGAGCTCAATAAGTTCGACGACAAGCAAAGCAGAATCCAAAAGTGTAGCACCAGGAGAGGATACTTGGGGTACAAGAAATAA
- the MRPL27 gene encoding mitochondrial 54S ribosomal protein mL41 (similar to Saccharomyces cerevisiae MRPL27 (YBR282W); ancestral locus Anc_1.304), translating into MKSSHVLQFSKSSISALTRPWKKYRDGELFYGLSKVGNKRVALTTKQGNKTMYKGTGASGIGRHTKFGGYMINWKKVRTYVTPDIVNFELKPYVNANVPPLKHEFKGFSRGPLDPNLQLLKLKEYIISGKVQSQGAVDTSCYKERG; encoded by the coding sequence ATGAAAAGCTCACACGTTTTACAGTTTAGTAAATCCTCTATCAGTGCTCTTACCAGGCCTTGGAAGAAATATAGAGATGGTGAATTGTTTTACGGATTATCCAAAGTTGGGAATAAAAGGGTGGCCTTGACGACCAAGCAAGGTAATAAAACGATGTACAAGGGAACAGGGGCTTCAGGAATTGGTAGGCATACTAAGTTTGGCGGTTATATGAtaaactggaaaaaagtCAGGACATATGTAACCCCAGATATAGTTAATTTTGAGTTGAAACCGTATGTTAATGCCAATGTGCCACCTCTGAAACACGAATTCAAAGGATTTAGTCGCGGCCCCTTGGATCCTAATTTGCAATTGTTAAAACTGAAGGAGTATATCATAAGTGGAAAAGTACAGAGTCAAGGGGCCGTAGATACTTCCTGCTACAAGGAACGCGGTTAA